A section of the Chryseobacterium scophthalmum genome encodes:
- a CDS encoding beta-ketoacyl synthase N-terminal-like domain-containing protein, with translation MSAVYINSAACISVQDTLNENFFQNLKPENSIQIVKAIEPNYKEFIPPAASRRMSKTVKMSTVASQYALKEAEIKKPDAIIVGTGMGCSQDSEKFLKNVLENNEEFLTPTYFIQSTHNTVAGQIALSLQCHAYNFTYVNTSSSLEFSFLDAKLQINDGEAENVLVGSTDEQTDRTMELYKLNNTIKKEEDFPVDYINSKTDGVIWGEGASFFVLGKDKTENSYAQLKDIQLSNKLDLEETQKFIEDFLFKNNLKNDEIDAVILGFSGDAKSDVYYQKAMDLFSNSAMLYYKHLSGEFNTASGFSTFMACHILKDQEIPEVMMINDLKKKEIKSILLYNHLGGNDHSLVLLERA, from the coding sequence GTGAGTGCAGTTTACATCAACAGTGCAGCCTGCATCTCGGTTCAGGACACTCTAAACGAAAACTTTTTCCAAAATTTAAAGCCTGAAAATTCAATTCAGATTGTAAAAGCCATTGAGCCTAATTACAAGGAATTCATTCCGCCTGCAGCAAGCAGAAGAATGTCTAAAACGGTAAAAATGAGCACCGTTGCTTCTCAATATGCATTGAAAGAAGCCGAAATCAAAAAACCCGATGCCATTATTGTAGGAACAGGAATGGGCTGTTCACAGGATTCTGAAAAGTTTTTAAAAAATGTCCTTGAAAATAATGAAGAGTTCTTAACTCCTACTTATTTTATTCAATCGACTCACAATACCGTGGCTGGTCAAATCGCTTTAAGTTTACAATGTCACGCTTACAATTTCACGTATGTGAATACTTCTTCGTCTCTGGAATTTTCATTTTTAGATGCAAAATTACAGATTAATGATGGTGAAGCAGAGAATGTTTTGGTGGGTTCTACAGACGAGCAAACCGACAGAACAATGGAATTGTACAAGCTCAACAATACCATTAAAAAAGAAGAAGATTTTCCCGTTGATTATATAAATTCAAAAACCGACGGTGTTATTTGGGGTGAAGGCGCCAGTTTTTTTGTCTTAGGAAAAGATAAAACAGAAAATTCTTACGCTCAGCTAAAAGATATTCAATTAAGTAATAAATTAGATTTAGAAGAAACCCAAAAATTTATTGAAGATTTTTTGTTTAAAAACAATCTGAAAAATGATGAGATTGATGCTGTTATTTTAGGATTCAGCGGAGATGCAAAATCTGATGTTTATTATCAAAAAGCAATGGATTTATTTTCAAATTCAGCAATGTTGTATTATAAACATTTGAGTGGAGAATTCAATACGGCAAGTGGTTTTTCAACATTTATGGCTTGTCATATTTTGAAAGATCAGGAAATTCCGGAGGTGATGATGATTAATGATTTAAAGAAAAAAGAAATTAAAAGTATTCTTTTATATAATCATTTGGGTGGAAATGACCATAGTTTGGTTTTGTTGGAGAGAGCTTGA
- a CDS encoding beta-ketoacyl-[acyl-carrier-protein] synthase family protein, whose translation MSQKIAITGMGIISSIGNNVEENFISLTTGKHGISDIEMFETRHAGSIKTGEIKLSNEELIQKLQLAEDNNVTRTALLGMVAAKEAVESAGISDINEYKTGLISSTSVGGMDITEKYFYTYEDFPEKQKYIDSHDAGNSSLAIADLLGLKGMVSTISTACSSAANAIMMGAKLIKNGVLDRVIVGGTDSLSKFTLNGFNTLMILTDSYNTPFDNDRKGLNLGEAAAFIVLESDEIVKKENKKVLAYLSGYGNANDAHHQTASSENGQGAYLAMEKALKVSGLDKENIDYINVHGTATPNNDLSEGIAMIRIFGENHVPEFSSTKAFTGHTLAAAAGIEAVYSILAMQNNVIFPNLNFKTKMEEFDLPPVTELKEKNINHVLSNSFGFGGNCSTLIFSKS comes from the coding sequence AACACGCCACGCAGGAAGTATCAAAACTGGTGAGATAAAATTGTCTAATGAAGAATTGATACAGAAACTTCAGCTTGCTGAAGATAACAATGTAACAAGAACCGCTTTGTTAGGAATGGTTGCCGCAAAAGAAGCTGTAGAAAGTGCCGGAATTTCGGATATTAATGAATATAAAACCGGGCTCATTTCCTCAACCAGCGTTGGAGGAATGGATATCACCGAAAAATATTTCTACACTTACGAAGATTTCCCTGAAAAGCAAAAATACATCGACTCTCACGATGCCGGAAATTCATCATTGGCTATTGCAGATTTATTAGGTCTGAAAGGGATGGTTTCTACAATTAGCACGGCCTGTTCATCTGCAGCAAACGCAATTATGATGGGTGCAAAGCTCATCAAAAATGGTGTTTTGGATCGTGTAATTGTCGGAGGAACAGATTCTCTTTCAAAATTTACTTTGAACGGATTCAATACCTTGATGATTTTGACGGATTCTTACAACACGCCTTTCGATAACGATAGAAAAGGTCTGAATCTCGGTGAAGCCGCCGCTTTTATTGTTTTGGAATCTGACGAAATCGTGAAAAAAGAAAACAAAAAAGTTTTAGCTTATCTTTCAGGATATGGAAACGCTAATGATGCACATCACCAAACCGCTTCTTCGGAAAACGGACAAGGTGCTTATTTAGCAATGGAAAAAGCTTTAAAAGTTTCAGGTTTAGATAAAGAAAACATCGATTATATCAACGTTCACGGAACAGCAACACCCAATAATGATTTGTCTGAAGGTATTGCAATGATTAGAATTTTTGGTGAAAACCACGTTCCGGAATTCAGTTCTACAAAAGCATTTACAGGTCATACTTTGGCTGCCGCTGCAGGAATTGAAGCGGTTTATTCGATTTTGGCAATGCAAAATAATGTGATTTTCCCGAATCTTAATTTTAAAACCAAGATGGAAGAATTTGATTTGCCCCCAGTAACTGAGCTTAAAGAGAAAAATATCAATCACGTTCTTTCCAATTCATTCGGATTTGGAGGAAATTGTTCAACCTTAATTTTTTCAAAATCGTGA